The region TGACGATATGCCGGGTTTATGGGCTTTAGCGGGTTACCGTGCCCGCATGCAGATGAACACTCCGCCACGGAGCACGATTCGACTGACGCGCCGGGGCCGGGTCGCCCTCATCGCGACCGGAGCCGTCGTGGCGGCCACCGCCGTGGCGGTGCCGCTGCTCACCCTGACCACGGAGGACGAGGAGACGCGGCCCACGTCCCTCGTCATCCGGGAGGGCTGGCGCACCGGCCAGGTCTACGAGGCTGTCGACAGGGCCCTCGCGCTGCCCCTGGGATCCACCAAGAAGTCCCTGGCCAACGCCAACCTCAAGTTGCCCAATAACGCGGAGGGCAACCCCGAGGGCTACCTCTACCCGGCGACGTACCCCCTCGACAAGACGGCGACCCCCGAGTCCCTGCTGGCGCTCATGGTCAACACCGCGAACAAGAAGTTCAGCGGCAGTCCCGTCACCGCGGGCGCCCAGCGCAACGCGATGAACATCTATCAGGCGATCACCATCGCGAGCATCATCCAGGCCGAGGCCGTCACCAAGGCCGACATGGGCAAGGTGGCCCGGGTCATCTTCAATCGCCTGGAGCGGGGCATGCCGCTGCAGATGGACGCGACCCTCAACTATGCGCTGAACCGCTTCACGCCGACCACGACCACGAATGACACGAAGCTCGAGAGCCCCTACAACTCGTACCAGCGCATGGGGCTGCCGCCCACACCGATCGCCAACCCCGGCGAAGCCGCGATGCGTGCCGCGGTCAATCCCACCCCGGGCGGCTGGCTGTACTTCGTCACGGTCAAGCCGGGCGACACCCGGTTCACGGCCAGCTACGAGGAACAGCAGAGGAACGTCGCCGAATTCAACCGGCTCCGGAGGAGCGCCTCCCCCTCCCCCTCGAATTCGAACGCGATTTCGACCCCGGTCCCGGGCTCGCCATCCGCCTCGACCCCGCGCTGAAGCCCGGTGCCCGGTGCCCGGTCGACCCAGCCCACGAGGTCTTCGAGCCGGCCACGGGGCATCAGGCGCCGACGGTCACTCCCGCCAGCAGCCGCCTGATGTCCCGTACCGCCGCGCGCCCGGCCCGGTTGGCGCCGATGGTGCTGGCGGAAGGCCCGTACCCGACCAGATGGATCCGGGGATCGGCGAGCGCGCGCGTCCCCTCGACGCGGATGCCGCCGCCCGGCTCACGCAGCCGCAGCGGCGTCAGATGGTCGAGGGCGGCACGAAAACCGGTCGCCCACAGGATGACGTCCGCGTCGACGTGACGGCCGTCGGCCCATGCGACGCCGTCCGGGGTGATCCGGTCGAACATCGGTTGCCGGTTCAGCACGCCGTCGGCCAGAGCCTGCCGGATCGCGTCGTTCAGCGGCAGCCCCGTCACCGACACGACACTCTTGGGAGGCAGCCCCTGCCGGACCCGTTCCTCCACGAGCGCGACGGCCGCGCGCCCCACGTCCTCGGTGAAGGGTCCCTCACGGAAGACGGGCGGCCGCCGTGTCACCCAGGTCGTCGCGGCCGCGTAGGGGGCGATCTCCATCAGATGCTGGGTGCCGGACGCGCCGCCGCCCACGACGACCACCCGCTGCCCGGCGAACTCCTCGGGCCCCGGGTACTGCGCCGTGTGCAACTGCCGCCCACGGAAGGTCTCCTGGCCCGGATAGCGCGGCCAGAACGGCCGGTCCCAGGTGCCCGTGGCATTGATCAGCGCCCGCGTCGACCACGTACCGTCGGAGGACTCGACCAGCAGCCGCCCGCCTGCACCCTCCCGCACGGCCCGCACGTCCACCGGCCGCCGTACCCGCAGGTCGAAGGTGCGCTCGTAGGTGTCGAAGTACTCCGCGATCACCTTGGAGGACGGCCGCGCCGGGTCCGCGCCCTCCAGCTCCATACCGGGCAGGGAGTGCATCCCGTGCACCTTGCCGTACGTCAGCGACGGCCATCGGAACTGCCAGGCGCCGCCCGGACGCGGTGCGTGATCCAGCACCACGAAGTCCCGCTCCGGCTCGAAACCGCCCCGCCGCAGGTGATAGGCGCTGGACAGTCCTGCCTGTCCAGCGCCTATGACGACGACATCGACCTCGCGGACCTCGCGCGCCTGCACCCCGGTGTTGTTCACGCTTCCACTAACTCGACCGGGGTGCGGGATCTTCCCGAACGGCGACGCCTGTGAGCCACTCGACGCGCGACCTCTGTCGGGCGGGAACCGGTACGGACGGACGGTGGTCAGGAGTCCTTGTAGACGCGGGGCGTGGTGGTGGAGGGCGGCAGCCCGCCGTTGAAACGGGTGTCCACGAAGGCGGCGAAGTCGACCTTGCCCGGGATCAGCTTCAGCTCGGTGAAGGTGTCCGCGATCTGCTGCTCCGACGCGATGAGCGGCTTGTCGACGGCGACCGCGATCCGGCTGGCGTTGGTGCGCTTCACCGAGGCGAGCGCCA is a window of Streptomyces mirabilis DNA encoding:
- a CDS encoding NAD(P)-binding domain-containing protein, translating into MNNTGVQAREVREVDVVVIGAGQAGLSSAYHLRRGGFEPERDFVVLDHAPRPGGAWQFRWPSLTYGKVHGMHSLPGMELEGADPARPSSKVIAEYFDTYERTFDLRVRRPVDVRAVREGAGGRLLVESSDGTWSTRALINATGTWDRPFWPRYPGQETFRGRQLHTAQYPGPEEFAGQRVVVVGGGASGTQHLMEIAPYAAATTWVTRRPPVFREGPFTEDVGRAAVALVEERVRQGLPPKSVVSVTGLPLNDAIRQALADGVLNRQPMFDRITPDGVAWADGRHVDADVILWATGFRAALDHLTPLRLREPGGGIRVEGTRALADPRIHLVGYGPSASTIGANRAGRAAVRDIRRLLAGVTVGA
- the mltG gene encoding endolytic transglycosylase MltG — translated: MQMNTPPRSTIRLTRRGRVALIATGAVVAATAVAVPLLTLTTEDEETRPTSLVIREGWRTGQVYEAVDRALALPLGSTKKSLANANLKLPNNAEGNPEGYLYPATYPLDKTATPESLLALMVNTANKKFSGSPVTAGAQRNAMNIYQAITIASIIQAEAVTKADMGKVARVIFNRLERGMPLQMDATLNYALNRFTPTTTTNDTKLESPYNSYQRMGLPPTPIANPGEAAMRAAVNPTPGGWLYFVTVKPGDTRFTASYEEQQRNVAEFNRLRRSASPSPSNSNAISTPVPGSPSASTPR